One Pseudodesulfovibrio cashew DNA window includes the following coding sequences:
- a CDS encoding HDOD domain-containing protein: MAIKPLSELTPGMALASDLRAEDGRLLFTAGTELEERHLALLDRVGVAEVDVTEEEASLSDETLRDIEDYVRDFFLYVNPDFSPAIELFHVVLEITARAVASGWALPDLDARRATNVEHLEDIFITGMGTPETIAKHETELSSFPDIYFRIREVLEDESASAERIAKVVSTDMNLSAKLLKLVNSPLYGFSQSVDTISRAVALVGGRELSTLALGLSAINYFKDIPPELVDMRTFWRHSLACGIFAKLLAETQTGLSPERFFIGGLLHDVGRLILFKKLPYASTEAMLFARENSIPLVEAERSVIGFIHTDISVSLLAAWQFPTGISDMINFHHTPLQYPNPLEPAIIHVADNIANAVEIAEGGMYVLPGIEEGAWDLLGLEPDPFLAEAVGQYRHQIDSLMSAFF, encoded by the coding sequence TTGGCTATCAAACCGCTTAGCGAATTGACTCCGGGCATGGCCCTGGCTTCCGACCTCAGGGCCGAAGACGGAAGGCTGCTCTTCACCGCCGGGACCGAGCTGGAGGAGCGCCATTTGGCGCTGCTCGATCGGGTGGGCGTGGCCGAAGTCGACGTGACCGAAGAGGAGGCATCGCTCAGCGACGAGACCCTGCGTGATATCGAGGACTACGTTCGTGACTTCTTCCTCTACGTAAATCCTGATTTTTCCCCGGCCATCGAGTTGTTTCATGTGGTCCTGGAGATCACCGCCCGGGCCGTGGCCTCGGGTTGGGCTCTGCCCGACCTGGATGCCAGGCGTGCCACCAACGTGGAGCACCTTGAAGACATCTTCATCACGGGCATGGGCACGCCGGAAACCATCGCCAAGCACGAGACCGAGCTGTCCAGCTTCCCGGACATCTATTTTCGCATCCGCGAGGTGCTGGAGGACGAGTCCGCCTCGGCCGAGCGCATCGCCAAGGTGGTCAGCACGGACATGAACCTGTCCGCCAAGCTGCTCAAGCTGGTCAACTCGCCCCTGTACGGGTTTTCCCAGTCCGTGGATACCATCAGCCGCGCCGTGGCCCTGGTCGGCGGTCGTGAGTTGTCCACACTGGCCCTGGGGCTCTCCGCCATCAATTATTTCAAGGATATTCCGCCCGAGCTGGTGGACATGCGCACCTTCTGGCGGCATTCCCTGGCATGCGGCATCTTCGCCAAGCTCCTGGCCGAGACACAGACCGGCCTGTCCCCGGAACGGTTCTTCATCGGCGGCCTGCTGCACGACGTGGGCCGCCTGATCCTGTTCAAGAAGCTGCCATACGCCTCCACCGAAGCCATGCTGTTTGCCCGTGAAAATTCCATTCCCCTGGTGGAGGCGGAGCGTTCGGTCATCGGGTTCATTCATACGGACATCAGCGTCTCGCTCCTGGCCGCCTGGCAGTTTCCGACGGGAATATCCGACATGATCAACTTCCACCACACTCCGTTGCAGTATCCCAACCCCCTTGAACCCGCCATCATTCATGTGGCCGACAACATCGCCAATGCGGTGGAGATCGCCGAAGGGGGCATGTACGTTCTTCCGGGCATCGAAGAGGGTGCCTGGGACCTGCTGGGCCTGGAGCCCGATCCCTTCCTGGCCGAGGCCGTGGGACAGTACCGCCATCAGATCGATTCGTTGATGAGCGCCTTTTTCTAG